Within Telopea speciosissima isolate NSW1024214 ecotype Mountain lineage chromosome 8, Tspe_v1, whole genome shotgun sequence, the genomic segment CTCGTGCTCTGGATTAAAGAAGCAAACGTGCAGCTCACTAACACTTCAATATGTATCAACAATAATTGATCTCACTTTTGAAAGTCAGTATATCATTATATCAATGCATTAATCACTCAATATCAAAAGCATAGTTTTCATGGCGATTAGGTGATCAAAGGCGGTCGAGGAGGTAAAAAACTAAGTTGACACTAACAAggccccaaaaaataaagaggccaggacgccttgacaactataaggtgtacccagtgcacgaggctccctccattgcggggtctggggagggtcataatacgcagccttacccctactttcgcagagaggctgtttccagactcgaacccatgaccacttggtcacaatggagcaaccttaacgttgcaccaaggcccaccctcttgacaactatgataacaaaaattataaatatggtattttacaaCAAAACTGCATAACATTGACTTTCATTTTCCAAAGTTTCAATGTACATTCACTCGGCCAATAAAATATGTACAAAAATTTGAGGAGCACCAGTTGACCCATTTTCAATGGAAAGGGGAACATCTTGTCATATAAAAGCATGGCCTAGATTAGTTGTATTAAAGACCTGGTGTATGAAATCCTTCTAAAGTACGAGAATGAACCATAAAACTTTCCAACTGGAGCATTTAGAAAATTCTAATGAGTGAAAGAAGGCCATTAAGTATTCTTAGAATTTGCTTCTAACTATCTAACAAGAAACTTGATGAGGACTCAGACATAAGCCCATCCAGAACAGGCCTAAAATCATGCACCAACCTATAGGACAGTACTCCAAGTATCTGCACCAATTGTAGTTCAGTCAGAAATTAACTCAATACTccaatacaaaaagaaaaatttcttAGCCAGCTTACAGCAAAGAATTTACTATCTTAAGGTAAccaatataaaatttaaaaatcacATATAATTCAAAGAtcatgaacatatgctgaaaacATCAGACATAACCAAGGTATCTTAAGCTCTGCAAAATAAGTCATAATAGTGAAAATTGCTAGAAAGGGGAATCACTGAGCTGATATTTTACCTCAATAGTTTTTGCATCATCAGTtgacaatttttattttgttttagttcTTAAACAATTAACTCCATATCCCTTTAAACTTTTCGGGTATAAAAATGGTGCACCATACCGCTACTGTGATAACATTGATATAGAAATCAATCATGTTTGCAGTCATCCACCTGCAGAggtcataaaatactctttaTTAAATTaccattttttaaacttaagGGTAGCTAATTCTAGTTACTGAAGCTTCAGTTATGAACGAATTAACAAACATTAGGTTAAAAGTATTACAGATTAACCAAAGAGTAGATTACAGTATACCATGAAACGAGTTTTTTgtttggaagaagaacaattcATTAATATTAAAAAGGCAGAaagtacgggagtgtggcctatgccagcactcccatgagtataTCAACCAGGAGAGGATGCAGCAGAGGAAACAGTCACATGTAGGGGAGGCTTCGAAGCCGTCGCAGGTGGAGAGGATTTGAAGTGGGCGAGACCAGGGAAAAAGGAGAACTTCATTTGAACCTGCAATTTGGGGgaaagaaattttcaaatttcagggttCATTCTCTCCATCGCAGCACATATGGTTTCCCTGTgcttaattaattcaagccGTTCAATGTAACCGAGTCCACATGTCGCATTATCCTGCCTGGACGATCTCCAGCCCACCCCTacgctggagaggagccgaatccaaCAATTTGACCGAGGCATTTGTGGATAAGGTTGAGATGCGGACTCCGGAACCACTAACGAGTGAAAGAGGAAGCGGATCAAAAATTGCACTAAGGGGCAGAAATCATCATGTCGAATGCCGTTGTGAATGGACTTGCAGGAGCTGGAGGTGGCATCATCGCTCAGATCATCACCTATCCCCTCCAGACTGTGAACACTCGCCAGCAAACCGATAGGATTGCCAAGAAAGGGCTCATCTCTGATTCTAATTCTGGCAGAGAATCTTTTTCTTCCCAATCCCATTCCAATGGCAGTGACAGTACTCTAAGGAAAATCCTGCAGGTTATAAGAACAGAAGGTTGGGGAGGATTATACAGTGGACTCAAACCTTCTCTGTTTGGCACCGCTGCTTCTCTGGGTATCTATTATTACTTCTACCAACTCTTCAAGAACAAGGCAGAGACTCTTGCGATTGCCCGGAAAAAGAAAGGTCTTGGTGATGGCACTGCTGGTATTTTCTCTTGGATTCTTGTCGCTGCCATTGCTGGTTCATTGAATGTCTTGATGACCATTCCTATTTGGGTTCTTGTGACTCGTATGCAAACTCATACTCAAGCAGAGATGAAAAttatagaaggaaaaaaggaagcTATTTTGAGGGAATCTGCTGCTTCTGCTACTTCTCCAACCAATTTGATGGATGTTTCTAAACTTAATTCAATCAAACCTAGACCATATGGGACTGTTCAAGCTATAAGAGAGGTTTATTCTGAAGCAGGGATTAAGGGATTTTGGAAAGGTGTTGTACCTGCACTTGTCATGGTATGCAATCCATCTATTCAGTTTATGATCTATGAGAGTTTATTGAAGCATTTGAGAGCAAAACGTGTTGCTAGAAAGCAAAATTCAAAAGGGGTTTCTGCTTTAGAGGTTTTCTTGGTGGGGGCATTAGCAAAACTTGGAGCAACTGTTACAACTTACCCATTGTTAGTTGTCAAATCAAGACTTCAAGCAAAGCAGGAGATTGGTGGTGGAAACATTTCATTACGATATACAGGTACTCTAGATGCCTTTGTTAAGATGCTCCGTTATGAAGGATTGTTTAGTTTTTATAAAGGGATGAGCACAAAGATAGTTCAGAGTGTTTTGGCAACTTCAATCCTCTTCATGGTCAAGGAGGAACTAGTAAAAACATTTCTCATTCTAGCAGATAAGACCCCAAAAGTCATTTCTTACAGGTTCAAATGATCAATTAGATGTGCAGAGATCATGTTATCACAATTGCATTGCTCTTTGCTCATAATCCGCAGTTAGGCAATTTGAGTAAAGCTTCTTGTGTGCAGATTCTAGGTGATAAGCAAAATTAAGAATGGTTTCACCAACCAACCCCCTTTtgtttgggtgggggggggggggttgggaactggagaggggagggggtggttCCTGGTTGGCCTGACTCTGGAGCTTAAATTCTCACTGGATGCGCCTTTTTAACCCACAATATCACACTTGATTCTGAGAAGCTTAGCCGAACAAGCACTTAAGGTACTGCATGGACACGTATCCCAAAGGGGGTGTTTTGGTTCGATCCCAAAGGGTGTTAGttgatttggtttcagtttAGACGGTTCGGTTCAAGTCGTTTCATATTGTAATTGATTGATCGAACCAATTATTGATCAATTTTTTTGTTAAGTGAAAGGAGAAATTATATTAAGGGAAAAGAATGGGATATTTACATCCTAAAAAATTTCCTCTCATTGGCATCGGCCCGTATCAAATTGGTAAGAGCATCTAGGAGACTGTCTATACACAAGTGAACTTCCTGATGCGACAATAGGAACTGCGCAAGAAAGTCAACACATCAATTGATCTCTCTCACATGATGAGTGAAGACACATTGGCGAAAGCTACTACACAGGTCATAAATGTCTTCCACAAGGCCCAGAACGTTCCATGGAACCTTGAATTGCTCCGTTATCATCTGGATCGCAAACACTGAGTTTGATCGAACTTGAATGTGGGTGTGTCTTAGCGAGCTGACCTTCAATACACCCTGTTTGATCGCAAGGAGCTCCATACAAAGAATACTGTCATCACTAGTAGCGCCCGCAATTGTGAATGTTGGAGTCCCCGCAACATCACGGGCGATCGCACCATAACCCTCCAGGTTCTCCCTAATTATTAATCAATTTCAAGTTCTCAAATTAAATCTGATTACTAATTggttttttattaatcaattttTAGTCGATAATACTATTACTAGTATGGTTTGGATTTATTTGTTGGATTTTCTTATTATTCAGTGTGTGGCCGGTTTTTTTCGATTTATCGGTTTGGcttttcaatttaaacaatTGATTCGgtttgtgtttatttttattcagtttaatttaatttgatGATTTATCATTTTAAATGTTTCTAAACGGCTTAAAATTGACagttcaaaaccaaaccgaaacgagttttttcaataaattaGGACATTTAGGACAAATGATAGTGATTAGAGCATTGAAATTACCAAAACACGCTAAGAGAGATATTAAGTTCATTTTGCAATTGTGGGCCATGACCCATTACAGTCCAAAACACCCTAAGAGAGATATTTTAATTAACATTTGCAATTGTGGGCCATGATCCATGACAGTTATAACTGTCATTCGTGATTATGGGTGTCGGCACAACTTCATAGATGGCTTCGCTCCCAGTCCACACCCATCTTCACATGGGCTTGGGCCCGAGCAGTTGCCTCCTGGCTACTCTACTGTTCATATGGGCTACAACTAACTCATTTTGGACAAGACATGAACTTTGGGCCAACTTACTGATGGGCTTTAAACTTAGGGCCCGAGCTGAACCCTGGGATAGTCGGATAGATGCAAGGTTTAAAACCCGAAATCAGATACGTGACCAGCCTTCAATTATTCAAATCAGAATCGGTTGGGATCGATTTGGTATCAACCAAAACTTTAGAAAATGAATTTGGGAAGGGTATGATTGTCATGGTATAGGAATGCCATAGTTCTAATGATGTGTAGAGGCCAAGGAGTCTGTGAAGCCAGGCATAGGTGAGAAGAGTGTCAGCTGCCAAGAATCGATGCATTGGCAAAAGGAGTGACGTACCTAATCGTGTCCCTAACCTTCACATGAGATGCTTTAGTACGAAGGAGTGATttaattcaaattgaaggaactaaaagagatAGGGAAAGGACTAAATTAACCATAGGTGaatggtgagaaaagacatgcatatcTTAGGACTTATATCATGTATGACTTTGAAtatgattggagagcaaggatccatgtagccgacttcatttagttgggataagtctATATGTTGTTTTGTAAAAGTTCTTTTGGTTGGTCCATCTATGAAAAATCACCTAAACTGCCATGTGGAGTATGGTTGGCAAACCAACATTTGAATAGAAAATATATGATTTCGATTCTCTACATGTTAAATTtcatcatcaaattcaatcattttcGTCCCctattttctagggtttcaatGCCAAAGAtcatatacattttttttggaCAGCTTTCCTTAGGTCATAGTGAAGGGGAATCCCTTGACTATGGCTTTCAGATGGTGGGAGAGGGTATCACGCAATAGGGGGAAGGTATTATTGATTTTGTCCAATAGGGGGATCTTTTAGGATCCTAGGATGGTGGCTAAACCCTTCCTGTATGGTGAGGGAAAACTATCcttttttctaattgtaaatgAATCACCACCCGTTAGGGTGTTTCCTGAATGGAGATAGGAATGCAACCGAAGGATCTCGTACAGATTTGGTTACAAACTTTACGAACTCAAAtgatcttcttcaatctctagaTATCTTGAAAGGCTTCTCCATGGAGAACACACCGCAAATCCTTGGAAACAGATGGAATCCCACAAAGAACACACTAGTAACTTAGAGAataagattgagagagagagagagagagagagagagactatgaTCTCAATAACAACATTGGGGTTAGGGGTGATTtgattatgtatatatataattattccCCTCCTCCTCACAGTATGTCACTCTAAATAAGAAACACAGAAAGGGGGAAGACCACCTCCTTAAGTGGCCTACCCACTATGGTCTAATCGGCTGCCCCATGGGTGGGCGCCAAACCCAAACCGAGTCTGTCCAGGTTCGATTAACACTAATAATAACCAAACTTCttaggactaagtttcccttcACCGTGTGGTGAATAGGAATGTTTTCAGCCAATTTACGAAGAAATCGCTAGATAAGAATAATGAAATCCAGACCTTTTGAATATGAGTCAAATCTTCTATGAACATATTCATagtagaaaaacaaaaaacttacaAGATTAGAAATGGCCATCAGATTACCATCTAGTCTTCTTAACCTTGAGGTATGAGGCATGAGCTGTAAGCTTACCGGCAACAGCTTTGTACAAACCCCTTTATACCTGTAAGGGAGCCCAACCATTCATACCACGGAAATGGGAAGTCTCGTTCGTCTTCCTCTCCAGACGTGGGATTTGCTCATCTAATCGACAAATAcgaccattcttcttcttcttcttcttcttctttcatcacTTGGAAGAACTTCAATTTATACTTTCTCCAAACAGAACCTTAATTTACATCACTACCAGCTTCCAATGGCCAAGACGATTTTTACTGTGAATGCCTTAAGAATTCAGTTCTTTGTGTTGGGTTGCTTGATGTTGGCAACCCTCATCTACACTCTCTCCACCGATGGTTCTCCATTCCGCAAAGAGCTCTTGACACCGTAAGTACTCTCTCTAAATTGCTATCTCACTGGTTCtacttttcttgcat encodes:
- the LOC122670753 gene encoding peroxisomal nicotinamide adenine dinucleotide carrier-like, whose protein sequence is MSNAVVNGLAGAGGGIIAQIITYPLQTVNTRQQTDRIAKKGLISDSNSGRESFSSQSHSNGSDSTLRKILQVIRTEGWGGLYSGLKPSLFGTAASLGIYYYFYQLFKNKAETLAIARKKKGLGDGTAGIFSWILVAAIAGSLNVLMTIPIWVLVTRMQTHTQAEMKIIEGKKEAILRESAASATSPTNLMDVSKLNSIKPRPYGTVQAIREVYSEAGIKGFWKGVVPALVMVCNPSIQFMIYESLLKHLRAKRVARKQNSKGVSALEVFLVGALAKLGATVTTYPLLVVKSRLQAKQEIGGGNISLRYTGTLDAFVKMLRYEGLFSFYKGMSTKIVQSVLATSILFMVKEELVKTFLILADKTPKVISYRFK